In the genome of Mugil cephalus isolate CIBA_MC_2020 chromosome 21, CIBA_Mcephalus_1.1, whole genome shotgun sequence, one region contains:
- the mideasa gene encoding mitotic deacetylase associated SANT domain protein a isoform X1, whose protein sequence is MSLPSQVNTGKGGKHRASAMKEAVQHSGEVYYGMGPPALEASHSDSASGSGVYNPEKGPQSLPHYQQAAPVKWMQQDSIQAPGWTQEAPVAAWGQNFGPYMGGVNVRGQMFHKGVHEGVALPMGVENQLPAPVDVYRDSTQPQAQGRGLEWEQHAAAAAMHQAQLQAYQHGHKGELQGQPHVPPHNMQGPMLQPFQATFRPNKQPFAAGPYYSVFPGNKAMPNLAYPEQPKTQQQLMHQMQQQQMHHHHQQHQQQQLHHQQHIQLQQQQQQQQQQQQQLQQQQKIQQHQMQQQQQQMQQQMQQQYHQQQIQERQQQLQQIQQQLHQQNVPQQEATPPPVQPKQQQQQQQQQQQQQQQQQQQQQLQTQNFVAFQPPDPCPPDTGSEKDVKPAEPPQEPEAQTVAAASAAPDPCPEKIPANPAEAPEAPSAPSRRSRRLSKDGQSPLGPPSSNPWPQASKDPPPSLNGVAGVPPARGGESQVTTGGVIQITRRRRRASKEINLETLAQKASEMESLPAKTAKQEDGASGKQASMVPLVIPVSVPVHRGQPDPQGVWAHGRPGQGERPADRKPSVIVARRRSLRSVSFGQDGDSDAGLDEDGKAKCKRRPRPEPLIIPPPKPSTFIPPSVYPSITSYQSNLRSPVRLDNPLTLPPYTPPPILSPVREGSGLYFSTFLTNIAVSNQILPPPPTPKSAARSLLRSTSSDIEPPVLPLIADATPVSFEPRINIGLQYQAEIPDMEEKPSAQSDQHKADLVWVPLDECSHTHVEDLMNAACSSVFRGGGTNQELVLHCLHESGGNFLETLERLMLQDPIFPKGHHLAGYHYSGSDSWTAEEKRYFNKGISAYRKDFFLVQKLVRTKTVAQCVEFYYTYKKQVKIGRNGILTFGPPDSPVEKHAEAVVDVKSSQQQSKVTQGEDEGDDKKDPYDHESSHQARVAQSLQAHDYAGTVLVIKEPDTANKEVRHASVQPRPRAEPAPKKSKAPAKPPQDPDAVFPCKKCNRVFYKVKSRSAHMKSHAEQEKKAAALRQKEEEEQAAAQARARKLAAAAAAAAAHQGGNGNGVTDQAEVSSQEDSSEGEDDDDEDWQ, encoded by the exons ATGAGTCTTCCTTCTCAAGTTAATACTGGCAAGGGAGGTAAGCATCGGGCGTCAGCCATGAAAGAGGCGGTGCAGCATTCAGGGGAGGTTTATTATGGAATGGGACCTCCGGCTTTAGAGGCAAGCCACAGTGACTCTGCCAGCGGCTCTGGTGTTTATAACCCAGAGAAAGGGCCCCAAAGTCTGCCGCACTATCAACAGGCTGCTCCAGTTAAGTGGATGCAGCAGGACTCCATACAGGCCCCCGGGTGGACTCAGGAAGCTCCTGTAGCAGCGTGGGGGCAGAATTTTGGCCCTTACATGGGCGGAGTGAACGTCAGGGGTCAGATGTTCCACAAAGGAGTCCATGAAGGTGTCGCTCTGCCGATGGGGGTAGAAAACCAGCTGCCCGCGCCCGTGGACGTTTACAGGGATTCCACCCAGCCCCAAGCTCAGGGGAGAGGGCTCGAGTGGGAACAGcacgccgccgccgctgcaATGCACCAGGCCCAGCTGCAGGCCTATCAGCACGGCCACAAGGGCGAGCTCCAGGGTCAGCCGCACGTGCCGCCCCACAACATGCAGGGGCCCATGCTGCAGCCGTTCCAGGCGACGTTTAGACCCAACAAGCAGCCGTTCGCCGCCGGGCCGTACTACTCCGTCTTTCCGGGGAACAAGGCGATGCCAAACCTGGCCTACCCCGAGCAGCCTAAAACTCAGCAGCAACTCATGCATCAgatgcagcagcaacaaatgcatcatcatcaccagcagcaccagcaacaGCAGTTGCATCATCAGCAACACATtcagttgcagcagcaacagcagcagcagcagcagcaacaacaacagttgcagcagcaacagaaaatccAGCAGCAtcaaatgcagcagcagcagcagcaaatgcaGCAGCAAATGCAGCAGCAGTATCACCAGCAACAAATTCAGGAGCGACAGCAACAACTTCAGCAAATCCAACAGCAGTTGCATCAACAGAATGTGCCACAGCAAGAAGCAACACCACCCCCAGTGCAACcaaagcaacaacagcagcagcaacaacaacaacagcagcagcagcaacaacaacagcagcagcaacaactgcagacCCAAAACTTTGTAGCTTTTCAGCCTCCTGATCCATGTCCACCTGACACCGGGTCGGAAAAAGATGTAAAGCCAGCAGAGCCGCCGCAGGAACCAGAGGCTCAAACCGTTGCTGCTGCCTCAGCCGCACCCGATCCAtgtcctgaaaagatccccgCGAATCCCGCAGAGGCTCCCGAGGCTCCCTCAGCTCCCTCTCGTCGCTCCCGTCGCCTTTCCAAAGACGGACAGTCCCCTCTGGGGCCCCCTTCGTCAAACCCCTGGCCTCAAGCCTCTAAAGACCCTCCGCCATCCCTGAACGGAGTAGCAGGTGTGCCGCCTgcgagaggaggggagagcCAGGTGACGACAGGCGGCGTAATCCAGATCACCCGCAGGAGAAGGAGGGCGTCCAAGGAGATCAACCTGGAGACGCTCGCCCAAAAGGCGTCGGAAATGGAGTCCCTGCCAGCTAAAACAgctaag CAGGAAGACGGAGCCTCAGGGAAGCAAGCCTCCATGGTGCCCCTGGTCATCCCCGTGTCTGTGCCGGTGCACAGGGGTCAGCCGGATCCTCAGGGCGTCTGGGCTCACGGGCGTCCCGGTCAAGGGGAGCGGCCGGCTGATCGCAAGCCTTCCGTGATCGTGGCTCGCCGGCGGTCACTCAGATCGGTCAGTTTTGGCCAG GATGGGGACAGCGACGCGGGGCTGGACGAGGACGGCAAAGCTAAGTGCAAGCGGCGGCCTCGCCCCGAACCCCTCATCATCCCGCCTCCCAAACCCTCCACCTTCATCCCTCCGTCCGTCTACCCCAGCATCACTTCCTACCAAAGTAACCTGCGCTCGCCGGTGCGCCTGGACAACCCGCTCACCCTGCCGCCGTACACGCCCCCACCCATCCTGTCTCCGGTGCGGGAGGGCTCCGGCCTCTACTTCTCCACCTTCCTCACCAACATAGCCGTGAGCAACCAAATCCTGCCACCGCCGCCTACTCCCAAGTCTGCAGCGCGCAGCCTGTTGCGCTCCA CGAGTTCTGATATCGAACCCCCTGTCTTGCCTTTGATCGCCGATGCCACACCTGTCAGCTTTGAACC GCGCATCAACATCGGGCTACAGTACCAGGCGGAAATTCCTGATATGGAAGAAAAACCTTCCGCCCAGTCCGACCAGCACAAAGCTGACCTGGTTTGGGTTCCCCTGGATGAGTGCAGCCACACACATG TAGAGGATTTGATGAATGCAGCTTGTTCCAGTGTGTTCAGGGGAGGAGGAACCAATCAGGAGCTGGTGTTACACTGTTTACATGAAAGCGGGGGCAATTTCCTT GAAACACTGGAACGCTTGATGCTTCAGGACCCAATTTTCCCCAAAGGCCATCACCTGGCAGGCTATCACTACTCAG GCTCCGACAGCTGGACTGCAGAGGAGAAGCGCTACTTCAACAAGGGGATCTCTGCCTACAGGAAGGATTTCTTTCTGGTGCAGAAACTG GTGCGGACTAAGACAGTGGCTCAGTGTGTAGAGTTCTACTACACGTACAAGAAGCAGGTGAAGATCGGTCGCAACGGCATTTTGACCTTCGGCCCTCCGGATTCACCCGTGGAGAAGCACGCGGAGGCCGTGGTGGACGTTAAG AGCTCACAGCAGCAGTCTAAAGTGACTCAGGGAGAGGACGAAGGAGATGACAAGAAGGATCCTTACGACCACGAGAGCAGCCACCAGGCACGGGTCGCCCAGTCCCTACAGGCCCATGACTAT GCAGGAACGGTGTTGGTGATCAAAGAGCCGGACACCGCGAATAAAGAGGTTCGTCACGCCTCAGTGCAGCCCCGGCCCCGGGCCGAGCCCGCGCCGAAGAAGAGCAAAGCCCCGGCGAAGCCCCCGCAGGATCCTGATGCAGTGTTTCCATGCAAGAAATGTAACAG ggtGTTTTATAAAGTGAAGAGTCGCAGCGCCCACATGAAGAGTCACGCCGAGCAGGAGAAGAAAGCCGCCGCGTTGCgtcagaaagaggaggaggagcaggcagCGGCTCAAGCTCGAGCCAGGAAgttggcggcggcggcggcggcggcagcagctcaTCAGGGAGGAAATGGCAATGGAGTGACAGATCAGGCGGAGGTCAGCAGCCAGGAAGACTCATCCGAAGGAGAAGATGACGACGACGAAGACTGGCAGTGa
- the mideasa gene encoding mitotic deacetylase associated SANT domain protein a isoform X3 translates to MSLPSQVNTGKGGKHRASAMKEAVQHSGEVYYGMGPPALEASHSDSASGSGVYNPEKGPQSLPHYQQAAPVKWMQQDSIQAPGWTQEAPVAAWGQNFGPYMGGVNVRGQMFHKGVHEGVALPMGVENQLPAPVDVYRDSTQPQAQGRGLEWEQHAAAAAMHQAQLQAYQHGHKGELQGQPHVPPHNMQGPMLQPFQATFRPNKQPFAAGPYYSVFPGNKAMPNLAYPEQPKTQQQLMHQMQQQQMHHHHQQHQQQQLHHQQHIQLQQQQQQQQQQQQQLQQQQKIQQHQMQQQQQQMQQQMQQQYHQQQIQERQQQLQQIQQQLHQQNVPQQEATPPPVQPKQQQQQQQQQQQQQQQQQQQQQLQTQNFVAFQPPDPCPPDTGSEKDVKPAEPPQEPEAQTVAAASAAPDPCPEKIPANPAEAPEAPSAPSRRSRRLSKDGQSPLGPPSSNPWPQASKDPPPSLNGVAGVPPARGGESQVTTGGVIQITRRRRRASKEINLETLAQKASEMESLPAKTAKQEDGASGKQASMVPLVIPVSVPVHRGQPDPQGVWAHGRPGQGERPADRKPSVIVARRRSLRSVSFGQDGDSDAGLDEDGKAKCKRRPRPEPLIIPPPKPSTFIPPSVYPSITSYQSNLRSPVRLDNPLTLPPYTPPPILSPVREGSGLYFSTFLTNIAVSNQILPPPPTPKSAARSLLRSTSSDIEPPVLPLIADATPVSFEPRINIGLQYQAEIPDMEEKPSAQSDQHKADLVWVPLDECSHTHEDLMNAACSSVFRGGGTNQELVLHCLHESGGNFLETLERLMLQDPIFPKGHHLAGYHYSGSDSWTAEEKRYFNKGISAYRKDFFLVQKLVRTKTVAQCVEFYYTYKKQVKIGRNGILTFGPPDSPVEKHAEAVVDVKSSQQQSKVTQGEDEGDDKKDPYDHESSHQARVAQSLQAHDYAGTVLVIKEPDTANKEVRHASVQPRPRAEPAPKKSKAPAKPPQDPDAVFPCKKCNRVFYKVKSRSAHMKSHAEQEKKAAALRQKEEEEQAAAQARARKLAAAAAAAAAHQGGNGNGVTDQAEVSSQEDSSEGEDDDDEDWQ, encoded by the exons ATGAGTCTTCCTTCTCAAGTTAATACTGGCAAGGGAGGTAAGCATCGGGCGTCAGCCATGAAAGAGGCGGTGCAGCATTCAGGGGAGGTTTATTATGGAATGGGACCTCCGGCTTTAGAGGCAAGCCACAGTGACTCTGCCAGCGGCTCTGGTGTTTATAACCCAGAGAAAGGGCCCCAAAGTCTGCCGCACTATCAACAGGCTGCTCCAGTTAAGTGGATGCAGCAGGACTCCATACAGGCCCCCGGGTGGACTCAGGAAGCTCCTGTAGCAGCGTGGGGGCAGAATTTTGGCCCTTACATGGGCGGAGTGAACGTCAGGGGTCAGATGTTCCACAAAGGAGTCCATGAAGGTGTCGCTCTGCCGATGGGGGTAGAAAACCAGCTGCCCGCGCCCGTGGACGTTTACAGGGATTCCACCCAGCCCCAAGCTCAGGGGAGAGGGCTCGAGTGGGAACAGcacgccgccgccgctgcaATGCACCAGGCCCAGCTGCAGGCCTATCAGCACGGCCACAAGGGCGAGCTCCAGGGTCAGCCGCACGTGCCGCCCCACAACATGCAGGGGCCCATGCTGCAGCCGTTCCAGGCGACGTTTAGACCCAACAAGCAGCCGTTCGCCGCCGGGCCGTACTACTCCGTCTTTCCGGGGAACAAGGCGATGCCAAACCTGGCCTACCCCGAGCAGCCTAAAACTCAGCAGCAACTCATGCATCAgatgcagcagcaacaaatgcatcatcatcaccagcagcaccagcaacaGCAGTTGCATCATCAGCAACACATtcagttgcagcagcaacagcagcagcagcagcagcaacaacaacagttgcagcagcaacagaaaatccAGCAGCAtcaaatgcagcagcagcagcagcaaatgcaGCAGCAAATGCAGCAGCAGTATCACCAGCAACAAATTCAGGAGCGACAGCAACAACTTCAGCAAATCCAACAGCAGTTGCATCAACAGAATGTGCCACAGCAAGAAGCAACACCACCCCCAGTGCAACcaaagcaacaacagcagcagcaacaacaacaacagcagcagcagcaacaacaacagcagcagcaacaactgcagacCCAAAACTTTGTAGCTTTTCAGCCTCCTGATCCATGTCCACCTGACACCGGGTCGGAAAAAGATGTAAAGCCAGCAGAGCCGCCGCAGGAACCAGAGGCTCAAACCGTTGCTGCTGCCTCAGCCGCACCCGATCCAtgtcctgaaaagatccccgCGAATCCCGCAGAGGCTCCCGAGGCTCCCTCAGCTCCCTCTCGTCGCTCCCGTCGCCTTTCCAAAGACGGACAGTCCCCTCTGGGGCCCCCTTCGTCAAACCCCTGGCCTCAAGCCTCTAAAGACCCTCCGCCATCCCTGAACGGAGTAGCAGGTGTGCCGCCTgcgagaggaggggagagcCAGGTGACGACAGGCGGCGTAATCCAGATCACCCGCAGGAGAAGGAGGGCGTCCAAGGAGATCAACCTGGAGACGCTCGCCCAAAAGGCGTCGGAAATGGAGTCCCTGCCAGCTAAAACAgctaag CAGGAAGACGGAGCCTCAGGGAAGCAAGCCTCCATGGTGCCCCTGGTCATCCCCGTGTCTGTGCCGGTGCACAGGGGTCAGCCGGATCCTCAGGGCGTCTGGGCTCACGGGCGTCCCGGTCAAGGGGAGCGGCCGGCTGATCGCAAGCCTTCCGTGATCGTGGCTCGCCGGCGGTCACTCAGATCGGTCAGTTTTGGCCAG GATGGGGACAGCGACGCGGGGCTGGACGAGGACGGCAAAGCTAAGTGCAAGCGGCGGCCTCGCCCCGAACCCCTCATCATCCCGCCTCCCAAACCCTCCACCTTCATCCCTCCGTCCGTCTACCCCAGCATCACTTCCTACCAAAGTAACCTGCGCTCGCCGGTGCGCCTGGACAACCCGCTCACCCTGCCGCCGTACACGCCCCCACCCATCCTGTCTCCGGTGCGGGAGGGCTCCGGCCTCTACTTCTCCACCTTCCTCACCAACATAGCCGTGAGCAACCAAATCCTGCCACCGCCGCCTACTCCCAAGTCTGCAGCGCGCAGCCTGTTGCGCTCCA CGAGTTCTGATATCGAACCCCCTGTCTTGCCTTTGATCGCCGATGCCACACCTGTCAGCTTTGAACC GCGCATCAACATCGGGCTACAGTACCAGGCGGAAATTCCTGATATGGAAGAAAAACCTTCCGCCCAGTCCGACCAGCACAAAGCTGACCTGGTTTGGGTTCCCCTGGATGAGTGCAGCCACACACATG AGGATTTGATGAATGCAGCTTGTTCCAGTGTGTTCAGGGGAGGAGGAACCAATCAGGAGCTGGTGTTACACTGTTTACATGAAAGCGGGGGCAATTTCCTT GAAACACTGGAACGCTTGATGCTTCAGGACCCAATTTTCCCCAAAGGCCATCACCTGGCAGGCTATCACTACTCAG GCTCCGACAGCTGGACTGCAGAGGAGAAGCGCTACTTCAACAAGGGGATCTCTGCCTACAGGAAGGATTTCTTTCTGGTGCAGAAACTG GTGCGGACTAAGACAGTGGCTCAGTGTGTAGAGTTCTACTACACGTACAAGAAGCAGGTGAAGATCGGTCGCAACGGCATTTTGACCTTCGGCCCTCCGGATTCACCCGTGGAGAAGCACGCGGAGGCCGTGGTGGACGTTAAG AGCTCACAGCAGCAGTCTAAAGTGACTCAGGGAGAGGACGAAGGAGATGACAAGAAGGATCCTTACGACCACGAGAGCAGCCACCAGGCACGGGTCGCCCAGTCCCTACAGGCCCATGACTAT GCAGGAACGGTGTTGGTGATCAAAGAGCCGGACACCGCGAATAAAGAGGTTCGTCACGCCTCAGTGCAGCCCCGGCCCCGGGCCGAGCCCGCGCCGAAGAAGAGCAAAGCCCCGGCGAAGCCCCCGCAGGATCCTGATGCAGTGTTTCCATGCAAGAAATGTAACAG ggtGTTTTATAAAGTGAAGAGTCGCAGCGCCCACATGAAGAGTCACGCCGAGCAGGAGAAGAAAGCCGCCGCGTTGCgtcagaaagaggaggaggagcaggcagCGGCTCAAGCTCGAGCCAGGAAgttggcggcggcggcggcggcggcagcagctcaTCAGGGAGGAAATGGCAATGGAGTGACAGATCAGGCGGAGGTCAGCAGCCAGGAAGACTCATCCGAAGGAGAAGATGACGACGACGAAGACTGGCAGTGa
- the mideasa gene encoding mitotic deacetylase associated SANT domain protein a isoform X4: MSLPSQVNTGKGGKHRASAMKEAVQHSGEVYYGMGPPALEASHSDSASGSGVYNPEKGPQSLPHYQQAAPVKWMQQDSIQAPGWTQEAPVAAWGQNFGPYMGGVNVRGQMFHKGVHEGVALPMGVENQLPAPVDVYRDSTQPQAQGRGLEWEQHAAAAAMHQAQLQAYQHGHKGELQGQPHVPPHNMQGPMLQPFQATFRPNKQPFAAGPYYSVFPGNKAMPNLAYPEQPKTQQQLMHQMQQQQMHHHHQQHQQQQLHHQQHIQLQQQQQQQQQQQQQLQQQQKIQQHQMQQQQQQMQQQMQQQYHQQQIQERQQQLQQIQQQLHQQNVPQQEATPPPVQPKQQQQQQQQQQQQQQQQQQQQQLQTQNFVAFQPPDPCPPDTGSEKDVKPAEPPQEPEAQTVAAASAAPDPCPEKIPANPAEAPEAPSAPSRRSRRLSKDGQSPLGPPSSNPWPQASKDPPPSLNGVAGVPPARGGESQVTTGGVIQITRRRRRASKEINLETLAQKASEMESLPAKTAKQEDGASGKQASMVPLVIPVSVPVHRGQPDPQGVWAHGRPGQGERPADRKPSVIVARRRSLRSDGDSDAGLDEDGKAKCKRRPRPEPLIIPPPKPSTFIPPSVYPSITSYQSNLRSPVRLDNPLTLPPYTPPPILSPVREGSGLYFSTFLTNIAVSNQILPPPPTPKSAARSLLRSTSSDIEPPVLPLIADATPVSFEPRINIGLQYQAEIPDMEEKPSAQSDQHKADLVWVPLDECSHTHVEDLMNAACSSVFRGGGTNQELVLHCLHESGGNFLETLERLMLQDPIFPKGHHLAGYHYSGSDSWTAEEKRYFNKGISAYRKDFFLVQKLVRTKTVAQCVEFYYTYKKQVKIGRNGILTFGPPDSPVEKHAEAVVDVKSSQQQSKVTQGEDEGDDKKDPYDHESSHQARVAQSLQAHDYAGTVLVIKEPDTANKEVRHASVQPRPRAEPAPKKSKAPAKPPQDPDAVFPCKKCNRVFYKVKSRSAHMKSHAEQEKKAAALRQKEEEEQAAAQARARKLAAAAAAAAAHQGGNGNGVTDQAEVSSQEDSSEGEDDDDEDWQ, from the exons ATGAGTCTTCCTTCTCAAGTTAATACTGGCAAGGGAGGTAAGCATCGGGCGTCAGCCATGAAAGAGGCGGTGCAGCATTCAGGGGAGGTTTATTATGGAATGGGACCTCCGGCTTTAGAGGCAAGCCACAGTGACTCTGCCAGCGGCTCTGGTGTTTATAACCCAGAGAAAGGGCCCCAAAGTCTGCCGCACTATCAACAGGCTGCTCCAGTTAAGTGGATGCAGCAGGACTCCATACAGGCCCCCGGGTGGACTCAGGAAGCTCCTGTAGCAGCGTGGGGGCAGAATTTTGGCCCTTACATGGGCGGAGTGAACGTCAGGGGTCAGATGTTCCACAAAGGAGTCCATGAAGGTGTCGCTCTGCCGATGGGGGTAGAAAACCAGCTGCCCGCGCCCGTGGACGTTTACAGGGATTCCACCCAGCCCCAAGCTCAGGGGAGAGGGCTCGAGTGGGAACAGcacgccgccgccgctgcaATGCACCAGGCCCAGCTGCAGGCCTATCAGCACGGCCACAAGGGCGAGCTCCAGGGTCAGCCGCACGTGCCGCCCCACAACATGCAGGGGCCCATGCTGCAGCCGTTCCAGGCGACGTTTAGACCCAACAAGCAGCCGTTCGCCGCCGGGCCGTACTACTCCGTCTTTCCGGGGAACAAGGCGATGCCAAACCTGGCCTACCCCGAGCAGCCTAAAACTCAGCAGCAACTCATGCATCAgatgcagcagcaacaaatgcatcatcatcaccagcagcaccagcaacaGCAGTTGCATCATCAGCAACACATtcagttgcagcagcaacagcagcagcagcagcagcaacaacaacagttgcagcagcaacagaaaatccAGCAGCAtcaaatgcagcagcagcagcagcaaatgcaGCAGCAAATGCAGCAGCAGTATCACCAGCAACAAATTCAGGAGCGACAGCAACAACTTCAGCAAATCCAACAGCAGTTGCATCAACAGAATGTGCCACAGCAAGAAGCAACACCACCCCCAGTGCAACcaaagcaacaacagcagcagcaacaacaacaacagcagcagcagcaacaacaacagcagcagcaacaactgcagacCCAAAACTTTGTAGCTTTTCAGCCTCCTGATCCATGTCCACCTGACACCGGGTCGGAAAAAGATGTAAAGCCAGCAGAGCCGCCGCAGGAACCAGAGGCTCAAACCGTTGCTGCTGCCTCAGCCGCACCCGATCCAtgtcctgaaaagatccccgCGAATCCCGCAGAGGCTCCCGAGGCTCCCTCAGCTCCCTCTCGTCGCTCCCGTCGCCTTTCCAAAGACGGACAGTCCCCTCTGGGGCCCCCTTCGTCAAACCCCTGGCCTCAAGCCTCTAAAGACCCTCCGCCATCCCTGAACGGAGTAGCAGGTGTGCCGCCTgcgagaggaggggagagcCAGGTGACGACAGGCGGCGTAATCCAGATCACCCGCAGGAGAAGGAGGGCGTCCAAGGAGATCAACCTGGAGACGCTCGCCCAAAAGGCGTCGGAAATGGAGTCCCTGCCAGCTAAAACAgctaag CAGGAAGACGGAGCCTCAGGGAAGCAAGCCTCCATGGTGCCCCTGGTCATCCCCGTGTCTGTGCCGGTGCACAGGGGTCAGCCGGATCCTCAGGGCGTCTGGGCTCACGGGCGTCCCGGTCAAGGGGAGCGGCCGGCTGATCGCAAGCCTTCCGTGATCGTGGCTCGCCGGCGGTCACTCAGATCG GATGGGGACAGCGACGCGGGGCTGGACGAGGACGGCAAAGCTAAGTGCAAGCGGCGGCCTCGCCCCGAACCCCTCATCATCCCGCCTCCCAAACCCTCCACCTTCATCCCTCCGTCCGTCTACCCCAGCATCACTTCCTACCAAAGTAACCTGCGCTCGCCGGTGCGCCTGGACAACCCGCTCACCCTGCCGCCGTACACGCCCCCACCCATCCTGTCTCCGGTGCGGGAGGGCTCCGGCCTCTACTTCTCCACCTTCCTCACCAACATAGCCGTGAGCAACCAAATCCTGCCACCGCCGCCTACTCCCAAGTCTGCAGCGCGCAGCCTGTTGCGCTCCA CGAGTTCTGATATCGAACCCCCTGTCTTGCCTTTGATCGCCGATGCCACACCTGTCAGCTTTGAACC GCGCATCAACATCGGGCTACAGTACCAGGCGGAAATTCCTGATATGGAAGAAAAACCTTCCGCCCAGTCCGACCAGCACAAAGCTGACCTGGTTTGGGTTCCCCTGGATGAGTGCAGCCACACACATG TAGAGGATTTGATGAATGCAGCTTGTTCCAGTGTGTTCAGGGGAGGAGGAACCAATCAGGAGCTGGTGTTACACTGTTTACATGAAAGCGGGGGCAATTTCCTT GAAACACTGGAACGCTTGATGCTTCAGGACCCAATTTTCCCCAAAGGCCATCACCTGGCAGGCTATCACTACTCAG GCTCCGACAGCTGGACTGCAGAGGAGAAGCGCTACTTCAACAAGGGGATCTCTGCCTACAGGAAGGATTTCTTTCTGGTGCAGAAACTG GTGCGGACTAAGACAGTGGCTCAGTGTGTAGAGTTCTACTACACGTACAAGAAGCAGGTGAAGATCGGTCGCAACGGCATTTTGACCTTCGGCCCTCCGGATTCACCCGTGGAGAAGCACGCGGAGGCCGTGGTGGACGTTAAG AGCTCACAGCAGCAGTCTAAAGTGACTCAGGGAGAGGACGAAGGAGATGACAAGAAGGATCCTTACGACCACGAGAGCAGCCACCAGGCACGGGTCGCCCAGTCCCTACAGGCCCATGACTAT GCAGGAACGGTGTTGGTGATCAAAGAGCCGGACACCGCGAATAAAGAGGTTCGTCACGCCTCAGTGCAGCCCCGGCCCCGGGCCGAGCCCGCGCCGAAGAAGAGCAAAGCCCCGGCGAAGCCCCCGCAGGATCCTGATGCAGTGTTTCCATGCAAGAAATGTAACAG ggtGTTTTATAAAGTGAAGAGTCGCAGCGCCCACATGAAGAGTCACGCCGAGCAGGAGAAGAAAGCCGCCGCGTTGCgtcagaaagaggaggaggagcaggcagCGGCTCAAGCTCGAGCCAGGAAgttggcggcggcggcggcggcggcagcagctcaTCAGGGAGGAAATGGCAATGGAGTGACAGATCAGGCGGAGGTCAGCAGCCAGGAAGACTCATCCGAAGGAGAAGATGACGACGACGAAGACTGGCAGTGa